CATCTTAACGGTCCTCCTCTTTCTTTCTTTTTGTATTTATGGTAATTTGCGTTGTATATACTTATTCTTTGCCAGTACGGATTCCAGTTCTTCACACGGGTATGCGGAGTTTAGGTTCACAAGGTCATAGTATGTTTTTACTGATTTTTGTATATCGTCAGTGGTGTAGGATATCGCGGCAATATAGTAAAGTTTTTTCTGGTACAAATCATCGTACAGGCCCGGGCGGGGTATATTACGGTAAACTGACATCATCTGCGCCTTAACCGCGTCATCCGCGGAGATACGGTATGCTTCTTTGAGGTACAGGTATGCTTCAGGGTACTTAGCGTCCTTAACGTAGTTCAGTGCGGTACGTACCATTTCGTTGGTATAATTCTTTTTCTCGCCCTCAATCAGGCGTTTCTTCGTACCCGTGTTTTCCTGGTAGGGTTCAAGTGCTTCAAGTTTTTTGTATTCAAGTTCCGCAGCGGTATAGTTTTTTGTGTGAACATAATCAATGATCCTGCGGTTAAGCTTATCCGCGAAGTGCGTGGTTAGCATATCCATTATCTTAAGCTGTTCGATTGAAATATCTGTTTTGCGTATCTCAAGCAGGTTAAGGGTTACCATATCACCGGGCGAGATATCAACCGCGCAGAGCACGCGTTCAAATGCGTCACTAAAAAGTTTTGTGGCCATAAGGTTTGAGTATTCCGCATGAAGTTCCTGTAACCTCCTTGAGTTCTTTGATGTTTTGCAGAGTTCAAGCATGCTCTTTGCGTCTTGTTTATCCGGGGAGATAGGTATTATTTTCTCGAGGTACTGTATTGCAGCGTCGTAGTCTCCGGCCTTAACAAAATCGGATGCTTGACGGTAGTACCGGCCGTAGAGGCGTTCGGCTTTTTGTTTTACGTCCAGAAAGTCGCGGAGTTCGTCCGAGGGTTCCTCCAGTTTCTCGGGGGTACCCCAGCGGTAGGACATGTCAAGCGCGTGGAGGTAAGTGTCTTCCACGGGGATAAATGAGTAGTTAAGGGTTATATCGCTGAACATAAAACCTAACCCCAGGCTGTACTTACCGGAATACTGGGCGTTATATCCTATCCGCGCGAAGAGCATGTCCTTGCGGTACTCAAGCCCGCAGGAGTATTGTGTGCCGGTAAGGCAGTCAACAAAAAGTTTTAGTTCGTCATAAGAAAGGAGTTCTTTCTTTAAGTTGTACCTCGGGAACAAGGATAGCGATGCGTTGGCACTTAACCTGTACGTACAGACGTCAAAACCGGTATCGCCTGATATACCAAGGCTGGAGGGCGGGAGGATATTCAGTGCGCTTATCCCGGTGTTTACCGCCAGCATATTACGTAACGCGTTACCCGTAAAGAACAGGGGTTTGTATATCCCGATATCCATGCCGTAGCAAAGGTTTGACTGGATACCGTTGTAGTCGTAGTATGACGTTTTGATTGATGTGCCGATACCGAATCCGTGTATAATGCCTGCCAGTGTGAATAAGCACCCGGCTTGGCTGAAGTACGCGGAGGTTGGCATGCTGGTTAATGCCGAGCGTTCTTCAATGTTGTCACGGTAAAGCTGGCATGCGGATATTGAGTACTTAATATTCCCGAGGCTGTTAGCGTAGCCAAGGTAGTTAAACCTTGCGTTGTCAAACAGGAGGTAGTATGAGCCTATAACCTCCGGACGCAGGAGTGAGGATATCCCCGCGGGGTTAAGGGGTGTACTGGAAAGGTCGCCCGGGTAATAGCAGCCCCCGATACTTTTGCCTGTAACGCTTGTGTTGTCGAAAATACTGCAGTACGCATGGGCTGACAGTAAAACTATGATTGCTACCGTGAGAACTCTGGGTTTAAGGTTTAGCATTAGTTTAGCATGCCTTTTATGATATTAACGATTTCGTTATTTATACCGATAATGCTTTTCGCGTATAACGGGTTGCGTTGTTTTGCGTTTACCACTGCCTTTTGCCTTATACTTTTTTGTTCATCCTCGGGTAAACGATAGAATATTTCTAGTAGTTTGCTATAGTGTTTATCTTCTTCAAGTTTTATTTGGTCTTCTTTCCCGGTTTTTTCTTTGTTATTCACTTCACATGAATGTTTTGTATTTTCTTCCCGGATATATGCTAAAGCGTCGTTCTCGTAGGAAAGTACTGCACCAAAGAATTTTATGTTAAACCCTGTCCTTGCGGCTTCCAGTTTTGAGTAATATATTATGCGTTTAACTTTGTCTATATCGCCGGTACGTTTGAGGAGTTCCAGTGCCTGATCACGTTCTTTATCCGTTGGTGTATCGCGTTTGAGTTCGTAGAGGGCAAAAAAGTATGTTAGTACTTCATCAACGCCGCGCGTATTGGTGCCGGAAATGCCGAAGTCGAACTGTTCCTGGTTTTTTGACTGGTCAAGTTCGTAATTTGCGCGTGTGCCCGGGTAGAGGATGAGTTCCCAGTCATCGGGGTTGCTGCTGTTATTGTCGTTCCAATCATAGCATTGTATGTACCCGTCGTGTTTCAATGCGTCAAGGTGTTTTTGTATTTTGCGTTTAGCGTCCGATATATACCGCCGGGTTTCAATCGGTATGCGCTGGCAAAAGTCGGTATATGGAAAGCATACATATCCGTTTTCGTTCATTACCGTTGCGAATGCGAGGTTGAGGATAAGGTATATACGTTTCAAGACTACGTCGGGGAGGTTCATAAGGTAGTTGTAGTCAATTTTTTTTAGGTAGTAGCTGTTAAGGCTGTTTAAGTATATTTCACCAAGGACGATATATACGTGGTCAGAAATGCCGGTCTTGCGTTCTTCCGGGGTGAGTTCGGATTTCGGGATAGAACCCGGGAGAGGCTCTTTACGCAAAATTATTGCGTCGTATTTATGGAAGACAGCGTCACCTCCGCTGAGGTACTTTTTCCTTTTATCTTTCTCCCATACTTGTTTATAGGTAAACTGTGATTCATAAGAAGTAGTGGCTAGTTCCAGAAGGTCGCGTTTTATTAAACGGATATTATCACCGTTGGGGTTTATATTCTTAGTTTTCGCAATTTCGTAAAGAGAGGTTTGCAGGTAACGCACAACAGGCCAGCCACGGTCGTTTATGAGTTTGGTTATCGCTAAGTCTGTCTCTATAGCACCGGGGCCCGGGAGGCCGTACTCTCCGGTACCCATTGCTTTCCAAATAATTTTTTTCTCTATCCCGTTATCCCTGATACTGCGTTTATACGTAACAGTTAAGTTTTTGCTTCTTCCATAAACATTACCCAGCGGGTACTGCATAAAGTTTACCTCTGTCTTTATGGGTAATGCCACTTCCCTATTAATTACTTGTTTTACGAGTTCTCTGGATTTGTCTTTTGGGTCATAAGCCATAAGTTAAGCCTCGCATTTCCGATATAACAAAAAATACACACAAAACCTGTAGTGTGTTGAAGTATAAGAAGTAAAGAAGAACGGCAACTTGTTTGCCAAACACACTAAACTATTGATAAATAAACAAAATATTAAATATGTGTTCATAATAAATTTGCTCCAAACTTAAGTATTTCTTGCTCCAGACTTAAGTATTACTTGCGCCAAACTTAAGTACTATTGGCGCCAAACTTAAGTATTATTTCCACCAATTACCAGTATATTTATCCCGAATTTAAGTACTACCCCGTAGATCATGCGCGGAGTACCAATATCACAGTTTTTTTGTAAGTGCTGCCTATTCTTATAAAAACGATATATGATCCTGTGTTAAGAATGTTACCGCTGGAGTCCCTGCCGGAGTACGGGTATACATTCGACCCTCTCCGCGCGGAATAACTGTCCTGAAACAATAATGTGCCGAATTCAGTAAATATTTTTATGTCTGCGTTACCGTCTATGGTTGAGTTAAATACTATATTCGTACTCCCGTTTGCCGGGTTGAACGGGTTGGGGTAGTTAAATACTTTATCGTCATCCATGTTTACCGTATTAAAATTGTATACCGAACTTTGTTTTCTCCTGCCGGTATCGTCTTCAGCGATTACGTACCAGTAATAAGTTTTGCCCGGGTCAAGCGAGTATAGCGTGTGTGCCGGTTTTGTGCCGGTATATACCAGTTTAAGGACAGAAGCATCAGTACCAAGGTATAAATAATAAATGATTCTACTGTTTGGATCGGGGTCTGTGCTGTTCCATACAAGGTTTACTTTTGATGAGACTGTGGTGTTTGCGTTGTTGTCAAATATTGTGAGGTCCAACGGTAAAGTCGGGAGCGAAGAAACTGTGAATACGTGGGTTGAGGATTTAACTGTCCCGCCATAGCCGTAAGAGTCCCGGGTTTCGCAGTAGTACGAGTACGACTTGCTTACCGTTGAGAACGATGCGGTGTAGCTGTATATAGCGCCGGTATTATTGTCTCCCGAGACATAAGTCATTGACGCTATGAGTATTTGTTTGTCTCCGATGAACACGGTAAGTTTAGGATATCCCGTAGCGGGCGGGTTGTTATCCAAATCTGTGTATTTCGCTTGGATGTTGACGGGCTCGTTTGGGGTTGCTTCCGTGAGGTATGTTATAAGTTCTACCTTGGGGACGCTGCGCACAAATAAGTCTCCGAAGGTAACAGTGCGGGTACTAACGCCAAGAGGATCCTGTGCTTCAAAGTAGTAGCCATAATCCCCGTAGTCAGTTATGTGCAAAGCAATACCATACAGCGATCCCGTACTGTGTACTCCGGAAATATAAGTCATACTGGCAACTATCACCGTGGTTGAATCGTTAACGATATATAGTTTCGGATATCCTTCAAAGGGTTCCTGGTTGTCCGGGTCAATGTACTTAATCCTGAAGGAAAAAGTTGTATCTAAATCGCCAAGTGCAGGGTATACACCGGAGGTAACGTAGTATTGTTCCCCGGTAATGCATAACCTCGGCGGGTTGTTTGACACCACAGGGCCGGATGACAGGCTTACCGGTGATCCTGTGGCGGTAGTATAAAAAACGTCGTATGCCGTGAATTTGTATGTGTAGTCAGTTCCCAGGTCGGTTAGCACAACGCCGGCGGAGTATACCGTGCCGGTTTGGTATATCCCCGAAACGTACCCCATAGTAACCGGGCTGTCGTCTATCTCCGTCCCGGATTTGTAGATATGCAGTTTCGGGTATCCCGCGGCGGGGGTTTGGTTGTCAAGGTCAACATATTTGATACGGAAATAGTATGTTGTTCCCGGTAAACCTGTTCCCGGGTTAATGCCGTCAGTAACGTAGTTTGTTTCACCGGTCCACGCTAATACCGGCGGGGTGTTGACTTTCGGGGATGATAGGACAACCGTCTCTGTTGACTTATTAAACTCGTCCATAGTGTCGAAACTGTAGGAGTAGTCAAGCGAGGGCGGTAAGTTTGGTATGTTCCTATAAAATATAACACCCGATAGATAGTCAGTACTGCCGGTAGATAATAGTGTGTAAGGGCTGCCCGAGATTTCTGTTTGGTTATTGTATATATGTAACTTAGGATAGTTGAGTTTCGGAGGGTCGTTGTCGGTATCAACGTATTTTATGCGAAAATAAAAAGTGGTACCCATTGCGCCTACTTCCGGGGATATGCCGTCTTCCACATACCCTGTTTCCCCGGTCCATACCAACTGCGGGGCGGAGGTTGATACCACGGGGCCGGATATAACTTGTGTGTTTGACTGTAAGCTAAAAGAGTCATGCGCTACGAAGTAGTACGAATAGTCGCGTCCGGAGGGTAGAGCGGTACTGTAATAAAACGTTTTGCCGTCAATATAGTATGTGTCCGTCAGGTCGGTTTGCTGCATCTGTGTGTTAATAACAGTGACAGTACCTTTTAGTACAATCAACTTAGGATATCCTTCCAACGGCGGGTCGTTATCTGCGTCAATATATTTTATGCGGTAGTTAAGAGTTTCTTCCGAGGTTAGGCATAGTTCGGGGTCCAGCCCGTCGGAACTATAGTCAATCTCCCCAGTCCAGGTTAATGAGGAAGTGTTTACCCTATAAAAATCTTGTCCAGTAGCGTCCGAGGTTAAGGGTGAGTAGTATGATCTAATCCAAGGATTATAAGAGTAATAGGAATAACTAGAAGGAACTACGGTATAGTTCTTATCAGTATCGAGAGATGAGAAAAGATAACATCCAAAACTATCTGTCACACGTGTTTGTGATTCCAGCCCATAGGTTAGCCTTAGAGTTACGCCAGGCATTGGATTCCCGTCGGGATATTTTACTTCCCCGCTGATGATTGCTTTTACATCCGGGCCGGGTGAAGACAAGAACTGGTGTGCTGAACTGTTCCACACATCATAAGACTCGAACGTGTAACCGTAATAACTGCAGGGCGGGAGTAGTGTGCTGGTCGTACAGATAATCCCGTCGGTGTAGGAGTACATTGTTGAAGGCATAGATAGTAAAAGGTAGTCGGTTTGCCCTTTCTTAATCCGTACCTTGGGATAGCCGGGCTTAGGCGCATCGTTTTCGTTATCCAAGTATTTTACCTTAAAACAAAAAGTTGTGGTGCTTAGCCCTGTTTCCGGATCAACTCCGTCGGTTATATACCCGGAATTGCCTGTCCATGAGAGCGCGCAGTTGCCGGGTACCCTCTGGAAATTACTCGTGCCATTACCATTAATATAAGAATATGTTAGGTAAGGTGGTGAGAATTGCACGTTACCCACTCCCGGTGCTGAACTTGTAACCAAAGTCCAGTCAAGAAAATGAGATACGTTTATAAGGTAGTACCCGTTATTGTCTGCTACAACTGTGCGGGTTGATGCGCCGGTATAGGCGTTTACCGTTGCGTACGGGAACGGTGTTGTGCCGTTAGGATAAAATATGTAGCCCGAGATTTGCCAGCCCACATCCGGGCCGGGCCGCGACAAAAACTGTGTGGCTGAGGTATTCCACATATCGTAGGCTTCAAATGTGTATGTGTAATAACTGCAAGGTTCTAACAGTGTTGAGGCGGTGAATAGTTCGCCGGTAGCCCATTCCGCAGATTCGCTGGTCATGTTTAACAGTAAATACGTAGACGCGCCTTTTTTTATGCGGACCTGTAGTTTATCGTTTACCGGCGGGTTATTGTCAGTATCGGTGTATGTTACCTTGAATGTATAGGTTGCGGTTGATGTACAGATTTCAGGGAGTACGCCGTAACTTGTGCCGCCATAATTGTTCCAGCTAAGCTGCGGAGGGGTGTTGTAGTACATATACTTAAGGTCTTTATTTGAAGTGTCATAATAGGCGATATGCGCACGGTTGCAGGTGTCAATCGCTAATGAGTTATAAGTTCCGCAGTCATTAGTTGTTGCGTCAACTATTTTGCGGGACCACGATGTGCCGGTATAACTCGTATACATTAAATCATAACTCGTACCGTTGTAGTAAGATACGTGAGGGATGGAGTTAGAGTCAAGAGATAGTGAAGTTTGGCTGGTCAGGCTGCCTAGTGTTGCAGGGTCAGCGGGTGTTATCGTCCAGGTTGTACCGTTGTACTCCGCGTATTTCAGGTGCCAGGCCGCTGGGCTAATGTACGCGATCCGCGGGTGGTTGTCCGCATTAACCTTGATTGAAGTCCAGTACCCTGTGTTTTCGGTGGAATCAACGGTTTCCGTTACCCACGAACTACCGTTATACTTTGCGTGTTTAAGTTTTGTGTTTGTTTCATCACGGTAAGAAATATGAGGGGTACCGTCTAATCCAACGGAGGTTGAGTTGTATTTCCCTACGTTCCCCACGGAATCCACGGGTTCTGTGTTCCATGTGCTGCCCGTCCAGGTTGCACAAAATAAGTCTAGGTTTTGTGTGGTATGGTATGAGATATAGGGTGTGTCGGTGTTGGGGTCAAGGGATAGGGTGAGGTATTTAAAGTCTTCCCCGGAGTAACTCCCGGAGTCAACGGTTTGGTATGACCAGTTACCCGAAGATATACGGGTTGCGTATTTAATGAAGTTAGTGGTCTCGCCTACCGGAACGTGTTTGAAGTACGCGATATGCGCAGTGCCGGCAGTGTCAATCGCCAGGCTACAGTACTTGCCGGTATCGTCACCGGGGCTTGAGTCAACGGTTTCTATGCTCCAACTACTTCCTGTCCAGCTGGCGTACATAAGTTTTGTGTTTGTTGCGTCGTAGTACGCGATGTGCGGTTTGTTGGTTGAGTCCAGTGCAATAGAACAGTGTTGTCCAGCGTCGCCTGTGGATTGTACGGTTTGGGTATACCATTCTGCGGAGAGGTCAGAGGTAGTGAATATAAAAATTAATATAAGTAATATATGTGCGTATCTCAAAAAATATTGTCCTGTCTATTCTACGCTGCCCGGCCGTTACTGTGTTTAAGTTAATTCTTATATAGCGTTGGGCAGTATTTACTATATGTGTTTATATTACTTCTAAGGATGGTTAAATGTCTTGGCGGATTTATCGAAAAGATTGACAAAATTTACAGTATTGTTTTGGGGTGTATCCGGTAAACCTTTTGAACGTGTGGTTGAAATGGCTGAGGTCGTTAAACCCGGATTTATACGCTATCTCGTGCATTTTTATGCAGGGAACGTGTTCTAGAATGTTCTTAGCTTCCGTAATCTTTTTTATAAGCACATACTCTTTTATCCGGAACCCCGTTTTTTGTTTAAACGTGCTTGAGAGATGGCATGGGGATAGGTATGCAATGTTAGCAAGATCGGGAAGGTATATTTTTTCCTTAAAATGTTCGTCTATGTACGTAATAACTTTCAGTATTGCCGGGTCTTCAACGAGTTCGTGTAACGGGCTGGGGGCTTTCTCCGCGCCGCGTTGTATGAGTATCAGAAGGTGAGACAACAGGCTGGCTACGCATTCTTTATAATTTGTGCGCTGGTTATTGTATTCCCTTAACATAATACTGAACGCAAGTTCAATTTCACTTGCTTCTTTCGCGGATAAACGTACCTGATGTATCCCGTTTATGTTATGGCAATACTTAAATGAATTGAGTACTTCCAGTGATTTCCCTGTCATTTTGGATGCGAAATAATCGTAGTTGAACAATACTGTATACTTATCGCAGTTGGGATGCTTGTCAAAGATGTATTTATGTATGTCTTTGATATGAATAACGAAAACCGTATTGGGACTGGTGGCGTACGTCCGGTCTTTAATAAAAATGCTGCCGTTCTTACGGACGAAGTAATGGATTTCTATATTGTGAAGGTGCAAATGCGGGTAGTAACACTTTACTTTTGTAGGAGGAGAATAAGCAATTATTATTGGGAAACTGTTCTCGCGGTAATTAACAGCCCTGGCATTGTTGTTCATTATATACCTCTCTTGCACTGTACTAACAATATTAAGTAATACAGTTCTATTATACTTGTATGGCAAATATACTGCTTGGGTAATTTATGGATAATATTGACAAACCAGCATAAATAGTTTTTGTGCGGTTGTACATACATATGGCAAAAACAAGGATATAGGATTTGTCATGCTTTTCAAAATATATCCCAAGACTTAATTACTGCAATTAAAATATCATTAGATGTGTTCAAAAAACATATTGGGCAAGAAGAGGTAATTGTTATTGTTCAGGAGGATGGTTTACGTGAAGATTATTACAAAAATTGTTGTTGGGTTGGTTGTTGGTATGGTTGTTTATGGATATCCAGAACATTCTTTCTGTTCTATCCCGGTGATGAGTTACAACAACGGAGAAAAAGAAGTTGTGCTTGACGTATTCGATACCTGCGGAGGCACACCTGCGGGTGGATGGGATCACTGGGCGAGTACATTGCAATCGTGCTGCGGTGAACTTGCCGGTATCGGGAATTATACGGGTACTGGAAAAGAAGTAGATGCCGGGTATTTTAGCCCGGTATTCCCCCCTTCTGCGGTAACGAATTTGTGCGCCGTTCCTTCAAAACACGCGTATTGGGTGGATCTTTGTTGGTCTTGCCCGGGAGCTGTGCTGGGGTCTTCGAATCTCGCAGCAGGGTCCACTTATTTTATACAAGTGAGTTCGTATGTTATACCCGTATCCGCGTGGGATAAAATTAATGCAGCCATAAGTATTGCCACCGGGCCCGTGGTTATGGGTACAACCGCGTACTTTATCGCGAAAACCACGTCGTCACAGGTATCTTTCCCCGCATATATGCTTGAGGAAGATGTTACCTATT
This is a stretch of genomic DNA from Elusimicrobiota bacterium. It encodes these proteins:
- a CDS encoding AraC family transcriptional regulator, producing the protein MNNNARAVNYRENSFPIIIAYSPPTKVKCYYPHLHLHNIEIHYFVRKNGSIFIKDRTYATSPNTVFVIHIKDIHKYIFDKHPNCDKYTVLFNYDYFASKMTGKSLEVLNSFKYCHNINGIHQVRLSAKEASEIELAFSIMLREYNNQRTNYKECVASLLSHLLILIQRGAEKAPSPLHELVEDPAILKVITYIDEHFKEKIYLPDLANIAYLSPCHLSSTFKQKTGFRIKEYVLIKKITEAKNILEHVPCIKMHEIAYKSGFNDLSHFNHTFKRFTGYTPKQYCKFCQSFR